One stretch of Brachyhypopomus gauderio isolate BG-103 chromosome 10, BGAUD_0.2, whole genome shotgun sequence DNA includes these proteins:
- the LOC143525655 gene encoding uncharacterized protein LOC143525655, which produces MATLLMRIFRLGTEKKRVRHYENLQRDVDPRHTWETLGEIGDGAFGKVYKAQNSVTGLYAAAKVIEVRSEEQLEDYITEIDILAGCRHANIISLLDAVLFEGWLWILIEFCPGGALDDIMLELERGLSEQQISEVCCQSLQALSYLHQHHIIHRDLKAGNILLTMEGNIKLADFGVSAKNENTLQRRATFIGTPYWMAPEVIMCETSKDNPYTCKADIWSLGITLIEAAEMEPPHHSLNPMRVLLKITKSPPPSLANPRLWSSHFQDFLRRALQKNPESRWGAQQLSAHPFSYAGRDGRALKELIAEAKAEVTEIIEAESLSDLQNGVDETPPADTETAAAQAAQPPGGEEPEEPQPAPPPGPQPPTEPEPRPVLRVSRRRSCAPDKAQKIARRLSMPGNLLSFLSSGSRRCRSGFWGEGVKGKESKEQQDNTAGQREAQLDTSLQDRGQGEESGEQAAASTHSKNNTDSQGEEMETQMRRDETKLLTDIKDKEDDATFSKSQESQQQGVFSEQETLVFTKEDTVCLELELHGGSQVVLQHREDTRHSTDEPTFWKCLPGPGTSSGGEECRVVDLLMEALGLETLQTSEAAERHSHDYLDLAGHRHPTRSPPTVTLIKHINVQLPASGGDGPVEGEEPAERTESADGEGPIDGEEPAERTGSADGEGPIDGGEPAERTGSADGEGPIDGEEPVERTGSADGEEPSTDQRQHTSENVGADEESWSFNAPGEIMEAKAHMDSVELCGQVTRREDDEDQISKPREDAEDRVNTDTVEDNDSVEQENLINLEGQTETGVFQNNIDEKTLECQEECLEVPLEPEELGEELWRTTGGEEVVAQGEEAGREENEGEGNKEEDKERETVETGGDQDTVTVETGGDQDRVVVEAGGDKEEVTVELGGDKDEGTVETGGDKEEVTVESGGDKEGVTVETGGDKEEVTVESGGDKDGGTVETGGDKEEVTMESGGDKEGVTVETGGDKDRVIVETGGDQDRVTVKSGENKNGGTVETGGDSPTKSETQKATGREHNGCQLPSDRAAPCETRQDTDETRRHAARVRPAKAAKQVSFAITVDTCEQEGTSRTPHTTGSSADTMAGAVHRVTGSNGTLQQDHPEPPLSPSSESGWAKQPPLSPTDGACPMNRRTVKKTRTFLVDGREVSITTSKVISERDTKEEQMRSVRRQELHALKLLQREEQREYAQLEQRLQQQREQMFRHIEQEMSSKKQYYDGELERLGRQFQQQSTKMEAEHTTRLREEARRLKAQQEKELSRKGNALKADPKEEQIFLQRQQQELNDALQKAVQEHKRKASSMEWEFSVKSQQLKRARESVIWELEQRHLQEKYHLFKQQVKEQYSLQRQQLSKRHNKDMERAARFQQALLEEQRSLQVQERGHLQRAQRTEAKTRLGQLRQELKGRGLGGPEQRQRLTQFLSEMEAQQKQERNNLQENQEVQLKEVQEQCDANITELQQLQNEKLQVLVEMEKKKIKGLEDEHTLELNEWRDKLACRKEALEEDLARKRLEYEGARRRSTDAESRLGSRRPRFFPSLSFS; this is translated from the exons GCTCAGAACAGTGTTACTGGACTGTATGCAGCAGCTAAAGTGATTGAGGTTCGCAGTGAGGAACAGCTGGAGGACTACATCACTGAGATCGATATCCTAGCAGGGTGTCGCCATGCCAACATTATATCCCTGCTAGACGCTGTCTTGTTTGAAGGCTGGTTGTGG ATACTCATTGAGTTTTGTCCTGGAGGAGCCCTGGATGACATTATGTTAG aacTGGAGCGTGGTCTGTCAGAGCAGCAGATCAGTGAGGTGTGTTGTCAAAGCCTGCAGGCTCTGTCCTACCTACACCAGCACCACATCATACACCGAGATCTGAAAGCCGGCAACATCCTGCTCACCATGGAGGGCAACATCAAACTAG CTGACTTCGGGGTGTCTGCGAAGAATGAGAACACCCTCCAGAGACGAGCCACCTTCATCGGGACCCCATACtg GATGGCACCAGAGGTGATCATGTGCGAGACGTCGAAGGACAACCCATACACATGTAAGGCAGACATCTGGTCTCTGGGCATCACCCTCATCGAGGCGGCAGAGATGGAGCCCCCCCACCACTCCCTCAACCCAATGAGAGTCCTGCTGAAGATCACCAAGTCGCCCCCGCCCAGCCTGGCCAACCCGCGCCTCTG GTCGTCGCATTTCCAGGACTTCCTGCGGAGGGCGCTACAGAAGAACCCAGAGTCTCGCTGGGGAGCGCAACAGCTGTCGGCCCACCCGTTCTCGTATGCCGGCCGCGATGGGCGAGCCCTCAAGGAGCTCATCGCTGAGGCTAAAGCAGAGGTCACCGAGATCATAGAAGCTGAG TCGCTGTCCGACCTGCAGAATGGTGTGGATGAGACGCCACCTGCCGACACAGAGACAGCAGCTGCACAGGCTGCGCAGCCTCCAGGGGGGGAGGAGCCAGAGGAACCCcagccagccccgccccctggacCGCAGCCTCCTACCGAGCCAGAGCCCCGCCCTGTCCTGCGGGTGTCCCGCCGGAGGTCCTGCGCCCCAGACAAGGCACAGAAGATAGCCAGACGCCTGTCCATGCCAGGAAACCTGCTGTCCTTCCTGAGCAGCGGGTCTCGCCGCTGCAGGTCTGGGTTCTGGGGCGAAGGGGTGAAAGGTAAGGAGAGCAAGGAACAGCAGGACAACACGGCAGGTCAGCGTGAAGCACAGTTAGATACGAGCCTGCAGGACAGGGGTCAGGGAGAGGAGTCTGGGGAACAGGCAGCTGCATCTACACACAGCAAAAACAACACTGACAGCCaaggagaggagatggagacacagatgagacgagacgagacaaaACTGCTGACTGACATCAAGGATAAGGAAGATGACGCTACCTTTTCTAAATCTCAAGAGTCACAGCAACAGGGAGTTTTCTCTGAGCAGGAGACACTAGTTTTTACCAAAGAGGACACAGTGTGCCTGGAGTTAGAGTTACATGGAGGATCCCAAGTTGTGCTTCAGCACAGGGAGGACACGAGGCACTCTACTGATGAGCCTACATTCTGGAAATGTCTTCCAGGGCCTGGGACAAGCAGTGGGGGTGAGGAGTGCAGGGTAGTGGACCTCCTGATGGAGGCGCTGGGTTTGGAGACATTGCAGACCAGTGAGGCAGCAGAGAGACACTCACACGATTACCTGGATCTGGCAGGACACAGGCACCCAACTAGGTCACCTCCCACTGTGACGTTAATCAAACACATAAATGTGCAGCTCCCTGCTTCTGGCGGGGATGGCCCTGTTGAAGGGGAGGAGCCTGCAGAGAGAACAGAGTCTGCTGATGGGGAGGGGCCTATTGATGGGGAGGAGCCTGCTGAGAGAACAGGGTCTGCTGATGGGGAGGGGCCTATTGATGGGGGGGAGCCTGCAGAGAGAACAGGGTCTGCTGATGGGGAAGGGCCTATTGATGGGGAGGAGCCTGTGGAGAGAACAGGGTCTGCAGATGGGGAGGAGCCTAGCACTGACCAGAGGCAGCATACAAGTGAGAACGTGGGAGCGGATGAAGAGAGCTGGAGCTTTAATGCTCCTGGAGAGATTATGGAAGCAAAGGCGCATATGGACAGTGTGGAGCtctgtggacaggtgacaaGACGAGAGGATGACGAGGACCAAATTAGTAAACCCAGAGAAGATGCGGAGGACAGGGTTAACACAGACACGGTTGAAGATAATGATAGTGTGGAACAGGAGAACCTCATAAATCTTGAAGGCCAAACTGAAACTGGTGTATTCCAGAATAACATTGATGAAAAAACTCTAGAATGTCAGGAGGAGTGTCTAGAGGTTCCTCTGGAACCTGAGGAGCTGGGTGAGGAGTTATGGAGAACAactggaggggaggaggtggtggctCAAGGTGAAGAGGCCGGTAGAGAGGAGAATGAAGGTGAAGGGAATAAGGAAGAAGATAAGGAAAGAGAGACTgtggagacaggtggagatCAGGACACAGTGACTgtggagacaggtggagatCAGGACAGAGTGGTTGTGGAGGCAGGTGGAGATAAGGAGGAAGTGACTGTGGAGTTAGGTGGAGATAAGGACGAAGGGACTgtggagacaggtggagatAAGGAGGAGGTGACTGTCGAGTCAGGTGGAGACAAGGAGGGAGTGACTGTTGAGACAGGTGGAGATAAGGAGGAAGTGACTGTGGAGTCAGGTGGAGATAAGGATGGAGGGACTGTTGAGACAGGTGGAGATAAGGAGGAGGTGACTATGGAGTCAGGTGGAGACAAGGAGGGAGTGACTGTTGAGACAGGTGGAGATAAGGACAGAGTGATTgtggagacaggtggagatCAGGACAGAGTGACTGTGAAGTCAGGTGAAAATAAGAACGGAGGGACTgtggagacaggtggagacAGTCCGACGAAGAGTGAAACTCAGAAAGCAACAGGGAGAGAACACAATGGCTGCCAGCTTCCGAGCGACAGAGCTGCACCCTGCGAGACCAGGCAGGACACGGACGAGACAAGACGCCACGCTGCACGTGTCAGACCCGCCAAAGCCGCCAAACAGGTGAGCTTCGCCATCACCGTGGACACCTGTGAACAAGAGGGGACGAGCAGGACACCGCACACCACAGGCAGCTCCGCAGACACTATGGCAGGAGCAGTGCACAGGGTCACAGGGTCGAACGGGACACTACAGCAGGACCATCCCGAGCCGCCCCTCTCCCCGAGCAGTGAGAGCGGCTGGGCTAAGCAGCCACCTCTGTCTCCTACCGATGGG GCCTGTCCCATGAACCGACGCACGGTGAAGAAGACCAGGACATTTTTGGTGGATGGACGGGAGGTGAGCATCACCACATCAAAGGTGATCAGCGAACGTGACACCAAAGAGGAGCAGATGCGCTCCGTCAG gcgacAGGAGCTCCACGCCCTGAAGCTGCTCCAGCGTGAGGAGCAGCGTGAGTACGCCCAGCTGGAGCAGCGTCTgcagcagcagagagagcagATGTTCCGCCACATCGAACAGGAAATGAGC AGTAAGAAGCAGTACTACGACGGGGAGCTGGAGCGGCTGGGGAGGCAGTTTCAGCAGCAAAGCACGAAGATGGAAGCGGAGCACACCACCCGCCTGCGGGAGGAGGCACGTCGTCTCAAAGCCCAGCAGGAGAAGGAGCTCAGTCGCAAGGGCAACGCCCTCAAAGCTGACCCTAAAGAG gagcaAATCTTCCTGCAGAGGCAGCAGCAGGAGCTGAACGATGCCTTGCAGAAGGCCGTGCAAGAGCACAAGAGGAAAGCCTCGTCCATGGAGTGGGAGTTCTCCGTCAAATCCCAGCAGCTGAAGAGAG CTCGTGAGTCTGTGATATGGGAGCTGGAACAGCGCCACCTGCAGGAGAAGTACCATTTGTTCAAACAGCAGGTGAAGGAGCAGTACTCTCTGCAGCGGCAACAGCTCAGCAAAAGACACAACAAG GACATGGAGCGTGCTGCACGTTTCCAGCAGGCCCTGCTGGAGGAGCAGAGATCACTGCAGGTGCAGGAGAGAGGTCACCTGCAGAGGGCGCAGCGCACCGAGGCAAAGACTCGCCTGGGCCAGTTGAGACAGGAGctgaaggggcggggcctgggCGGCCCAGAGCAGAGACAGCGGCTTACGCAG TTTCTGTCTGAGATGGAAGCACAGCAGAAACAGGAGAGGAACAACCTCCAGGAGAACCAGGAGGTCCAGTTAAAGGAGGTTCAGGAGCAGTGTGACGCCAACATCACTGAGCTCCAGCAGCTGCAG AATGAGAAGCTCCAGGTCCtggtggagatggagaagaaGAAGATCAAAGGCCTGGAAGACGAACACACCCTGGAACTGAATGAATGGAGAGATAAACTAGCCTGCAGGAAAGAG gCGTTAGAAGAAGACCTGGCTCGTAAAAGACTCGAGTATGAAGGCGCAAGGAGGCGGAGCACCGATGCTGAAAGCCGACTCGGAAGCCGCCGCCCAAGATTCTTCCCAAGCCTCAGTTTCTCCTGA